Proteins encoded in a region of the Streptomyces akebiae genome:
- a CDS encoding glycoside hydrolase family 13 protein, which produces MSSKHIDTRRWWRDAVIYQVYVRSFLDSTGDGVGDLAGVRAGLPYLRKLGVDGIWLSPFYPSPQHDHGYDVADYRDVDPLFGDLAEFDRLVADARRLGIKVLLDIVPNHCSSEHPWFREALAGPPGGTARSRFHFADGRGPDGAEPPNNWHAMFGGPAWSRVTEADGRPGQWYLHMFTPEQPDWNWRDAEVGAYFDGVLRFWLDRGVDGFRIDVAAGLFKHPELPDSPDPEADARTRDSVNPLAWNQPEVHDVWRHWRAVCEEYTAHDGRERLLVGEVSVPTAREHARYVRPDELHQAFFFDLLSASWDADAFRKVITEAMQDIAGTGSTVTWVLNNHDQVRTVTRYGEPATEGSGLGAARARAAALLMLALPGAAYIYQGEELGLPEVVDLPDDVLTDPIFRRTGSRARIRDGCRVPLPWSGQASPFGFTSGVEGAKPWLPQPEYFAEYATDRALADTRSFWHLYRDGLQLRATLPQLGEGTLRWLDTQPDVLGFVRGDGLVCAVNFGTAPAPAPVPGTPLLSSGPCPAGVLPGATAAWWIGDDTGS; this is translated from the coding sequence GTGAGCTCCAAGCACATCGACACACGTCGCTGGTGGCGCGACGCAGTGATCTACCAGGTGTACGTCCGCAGCTTCCTGGACAGCACGGGCGACGGCGTCGGCGATCTCGCCGGAGTCCGGGCCGGACTGCCGTACCTGAGGAAGCTGGGCGTCGACGGGATCTGGCTCAGCCCCTTCTACCCCTCGCCGCAGCACGACCACGGCTACGACGTCGCCGACTACCGCGACGTCGACCCGCTCTTCGGCGACCTCGCCGAGTTCGACCGGCTGGTGGCTGACGCCCGGCGGCTGGGCATCAAGGTCCTGCTCGACATCGTCCCCAACCACTGCTCCAGCGAGCACCCCTGGTTCCGCGAGGCGCTCGCCGGACCGCCCGGCGGCACGGCCCGCTCCCGCTTCCACTTCGCCGACGGGCGGGGACCGGACGGGGCCGAACCGCCCAACAACTGGCACGCCATGTTCGGCGGCCCGGCCTGGTCCCGCGTCACGGAGGCCGACGGCCGCCCCGGCCAGTGGTACCTGCACATGTTCACGCCCGAGCAGCCCGACTGGAACTGGCGTGACGCCGAGGTCGGCGCGTACTTCGACGGCGTCCTGCGCTTCTGGCTCGACCGGGGCGTCGACGGCTTCCGCATCGACGTCGCCGCAGGGCTCTTCAAACACCCCGAGCTGCCCGACTCGCCGGACCCGGAGGCCGACGCCCGCACCCGCGACTCGGTCAACCCGCTCGCCTGGAACCAGCCCGAGGTCCACGACGTCTGGCGGCACTGGCGCGCGGTGTGCGAGGAGTACACGGCACACGACGGCCGTGAGCGGCTCCTGGTCGGCGAGGTCTCCGTCCCGACGGCACGCGAACACGCCCGGTACGTCCGCCCCGACGAACTGCACCAGGCCTTCTTCTTCGACCTGTTGAGCGCCTCCTGGGACGCCGACGCCTTCCGCAAGGTCATCACCGAGGCCATGCAGGACATCGCCGGCACCGGCTCGACCGTCACCTGGGTCCTGAACAACCACGACCAGGTCCGCACCGTCACCCGCTACGGCGAACCGGCCACCGAGGGCAGCGGCCTCGGAGCCGCCCGCGCCCGCGCGGCCGCCCTGCTGATGCTGGCCCTGCCCGGCGCCGCGTACATCTACCAGGGCGAGGAGCTGGGCCTGCCCGAGGTGGTCGACCTGCCCGACGACGTGCTCACCGACCCGATCTTCCGCCGCACCGGAAGCCGTGCCCGCATCCGCGACGGCTGCCGGGTCCCGCTGCCGTGGTCCGGCCAGGCCTCACCCTTCGGCTTCACCTCCGGGGTGGAGGGCGCCAAGCCCTGGCTGCCGCAGCCCGAGTACTTCGCCGAGTACGCCACCGACCGGGCCCTCGCCGACACCCGGTCCTTCTGGCACCTGTACCGCGACGGACTTCAACTGCGCGCGACCCTGCCCCAGTTGGGCGAGGGCACACTGCGCTGGCTGGACACCCAGCCCGATGTCCTCGGCTTCGTCCGTGGCGACGGCCTGGTCTGCGCGGTCAACTTCGGTACGGCGCCCGCGCCCGCGCCCGTCCCCGGCACCCCTCTGCTGTCCAGCGGCCCCTGCCCGGCCGGGGTCCTCCCCGGCGCCACGGCCGCCTGGTGGATCGGTGACGACACCGGTTCCTGA
- a CDS encoding ABC transporter substrate-binding protein, with amino-acid sequence MRWIRAAGRGLLVLAVVLAGYGASGAQADGGLRGRGPLTLATAGDLTGYLGPLLKGWNRAHPGEKVTLVELPDSADETRAQMITDLRAGERGRFDVLNIDVTWTSEFAAADWIRPLPRNRFPLGSFLPPVVDTATYDGQLYAVPYVTNAGLLLYRSDVLAEEGVPPPRTWAELERYAKTIAPRHGLGGYAGQFLPYEGLTVNAAEAVYSAGGTILGDEGERVTVGSAAREGIGFLARGVREGWIPREALEYKEEESRRAFQDGRLLFLRNWPYAYVSAAAEGSAVAGKIGAVPLPGPKGPGTSVLGGSNLAVGAHAEHPDTAARLIAYLTGERVQRQVLTRGALPPVRAELYEDPDLVREFPYLPTLRASVLAAAPRPKSPRYDQVSMVVQAVVHDAMAGRRTPEAAVRRLARELAAISRG; translated from the coding sequence ATGCGGTGGATACGCGCCGCCGGTAGGGGCCTTCTCGTCCTCGCGGTCGTTCTGGCCGGTTATGGGGCCTCCGGTGCCCAGGCCGACGGCGGACTCAGGGGCCGGGGTCCGCTGACCCTCGCCACCGCGGGCGACCTCACCGGCTATCTCGGCCCGCTCCTGAAGGGCTGGAACCGCGCTCACCCCGGGGAGAAGGTCACCCTCGTCGAGCTGCCGGACTCCGCCGACGAGACCCGCGCCCAGATGATCACCGACCTGCGCGCCGGTGAACGCGGCCGCTTCGACGTGCTCAACATCGACGTCACCTGGACCTCGGAGTTCGCGGCCGCCGACTGGATCCGTCCGCTGCCGAGAAACCGCTTCCCGCTCGGCAGCTTCCTCCCGCCGGTCGTGGACACGGCGACGTACGACGGACAGCTCTACGCCGTCCCCTACGTCACCAACGCCGGCCTGCTCCTCTACCGCTCGGACGTCCTCGCGGAGGAGGGCGTCCCGCCGCCCCGTACCTGGGCCGAACTGGAGCGCTACGCGAAGACCATCGCGCCCCGGCACGGACTCGGCGGCTACGCGGGCCAGTTCCTGCCCTACGAGGGCCTCACCGTCAACGCGGCCGAGGCCGTGTACTCGGCGGGTGGCACCATCCTCGGCGACGAGGGCGAACGCGTCACCGTCGGCTCGGCGGCCCGCGAGGGGATCGGCTTCCTCGCCCGCGGTGTGCGCGAGGGCTGGATCCCCCGGGAGGCGCTGGAGTACAAGGAGGAGGAGTCCAGGCGGGCGTTCCAGGACGGCCGACTCCTCTTCCTGCGCAACTGGCCCTATGCGTACGTCAGTGCCGCAGCCGAGGGCTCCGCGGTCGCCGGGAAGATCGGCGCCGTGCCGCTGCCGGGTCCGAAAGGGCCCGGAACCAGTGTGCTCGGCGGCTCCAACCTGGCCGTCGGAGCCCACGCCGAACACCCCGACACCGCCGCGCGCCTGATCGCGTACCTCACCGGCGAGCGCGTCCAGCGGCAGGTCCTCACGCGGGGCGCGCTGCCTCCCGTACGCGCGGAGCTGTACGAGGACCCCGACCTGGTACGGGAGTTCCCCTACCTGCCGACGCTGCGCGCGAGCGTTCTCGCGGCCGCTCCCCGCCCGAAGAGCCCGCGATACGACCAGGTCAGCATGGTCGTCCAGGCGGTCGTGCACGACGCCATGGCCGGGCGCCGGACGCCCGAGGCGGCGGTGCGACGACTGGCCCGCGAACTCGCGGCGATCTCCCGGGGCTAG
- a CDS encoding PadR family transcriptional regulator — protein sequence MRLPLLALLARGPAHGYELKRDLEQLLGAAYPQPNVGQIYVTLGRLEKSGLIEGEEVEQSSRPNKKIYHLTDAGREALRAWYEETADEPRVRDEFFMKLALAPQTGLADQIALINRQRRHYLNTMRNLSKLSTAENGRDNRVSRLLIEGAMLHLQADLDWLERCQEELEEPR from the coding sequence GTGCGCCTGCCCCTCCTGGCCCTGCTGGCGCGCGGCCCGGCCCACGGCTACGAGCTCAAGCGGGACCTTGAGCAACTGCTGGGCGCCGCGTACCCTCAGCCGAACGTCGGCCAGATCTATGTGACCCTCGGCCGCCTCGAGAAGTCGGGCCTGATCGAGGGCGAGGAGGTCGAGCAGTCGAGCCGGCCCAACAAGAAGATCTACCACCTCACCGACGCCGGGCGGGAGGCGCTGCGCGCCTGGTACGAGGAGACGGCGGACGAGCCGCGGGTCCGGGACGAGTTCTTCATGAAACTCGCGCTCGCCCCGCAGACCGGTCTCGCCGACCAGATCGCCCTGATCAACAGACAACGGCGCCACTACCTGAACACCATGCGCAACCTGTCGAAGCTCTCCACAGCCGAGAACGGCCGGGACAACCGTGTCTCCCGGCTGCTGATCGAGGGCGCCATGCTGCACCTCCAGGCCGACCTCGACTGGCTGGAGCGCTGCCAGGAGGAACTGGAGGAGCCTCGGTGA
- a CDS encoding ABC transporter ATP-binding protein: MSDAPIPVLRAEGLVKTHHGQGAPAHAVRGVDLCVREGEFVAVTGPSGAGKSTLLHLLGGLQRPDSGSVWLGGERTDDYSEARWAVERRRRIGIVFQFFNLVSDLSVADNVELPALLAGASAKRARAEREELLAELGLTGKERSMPGELSGGEQQRVALARALVNRPPLLLADEPAGSLDSKGTREVTRVLSRFHRRGQTILLVTHDARLASAADRVISFFDGRIADDVELDGTPSPGAGVPAVLELKD; this comes from the coding sequence GTGAGCGACGCCCCCATCCCTGTGTTGCGGGCCGAGGGCCTCGTCAAGACCCACCACGGGCAGGGCGCGCCCGCCCATGCCGTGCGCGGCGTGGACCTGTGTGTGCGCGAGGGCGAGTTCGTGGCCGTCACCGGTCCGTCCGGGGCGGGCAAGTCGACGTTGCTGCATCTGCTCGGCGGGTTGCAGCGGCCGGACAGCGGCAGCGTCTGGCTGGGCGGCGAGCGCACGGACGACTACAGCGAGGCGCGCTGGGCCGTCGAGCGCCGACGCCGTATCGGCATCGTGTTCCAGTTCTTCAACCTGGTCTCCGACCTGTCCGTCGCGGACAACGTGGAACTGCCGGCACTGCTGGCCGGGGCCTCCGCCAAGCGGGCGCGCGCCGAGCGCGAGGAGTTGCTGGCCGAGCTGGGCCTCACGGGCAAGGAGCGGAGCATGCCGGGCGAACTCTCCGGCGGCGAGCAGCAGCGCGTGGCGCTCGCCCGGGCCCTGGTGAACCGGCCCCCGCTGCTGCTGGCCGACGAGCCGGCGGGCAGCCTGGACAGCAAGGGGACCCGCGAGGTGACGCGGGTGCTGTCCCGCTTCCACCGGCGGGGGCAGACGATCCTCCTGGTCACGCACGACGCACGACTGGCGAGTGCGGCGGACCGGGTCATCAGCTTCTTCGACGGCCGCATAGCCGACGACGTCGAGCTGGACGGCACACCGTCGCCCGGCGCGGGGGTCCCCGCCGTGCTGGAGCTGAAGGACTGA
- a CDS encoding ABC transporter permease has product MRAMLRWAHSDLRTHRGEALFLVLATVGIVTSLLLAAALFGYATNPWQRVFTQSRGAHVWIHTAASTDASDLTALHDLDGVEAVAGPYPTTATTVASRGTRAPVELRGTGERPVTGRPLLTSGRWLDPDRPDGVVLESRLAQALLAGPGDVLTLPGDAGPLTVLGVADSAEPGYRKGERPGLVWVASAALPPTGAVGGQVIGLRLTDPDATDYAVQRAVTLLGAGAVSEVSSWQQARAEAQGDDRLLGQVLGLFGLGALVAAGLAVHGAIGTRVRGHLRDISILKAIGFTPGQLVRVFLLQHLTYALLGALAAAALTETLGPRLPGRLGDAVGVWQGLPGHTAALVAVPVAVVLFIGATTGLAAWRAGRVPPVPVPRAAVPTGGRLSAVARRALALRLPPALVLGWHKAFIRRPRTPATIARLALPLTLIVVAMSAWTTIDRFHGQPERMGLPAALTVHVDDGAHAPATRALLARHPEVTAAHPGVEVAALVPGQTATIALRGLGTNEDPYPFALAEGRTAQGPDEAVAGQGLLDLLDVRVGDWVRMTVGGRPQILHIVGRSIEPDNAGRVVSTSLDTLRENDPELRPTLYQLRLRPDADPHAVAADLSRTAGRGQLDVHAVTNPADGLSPLRGVVVGLLGVLALIGLVELLTVIGGTVREGERDLLALKAAGLSPRQITGITVTATGCTALAAIAVALALGLPLARWLIDAQGRSSGIGAGIAQSPSPMALSAFGAAALLGALALAVVPAARAARRRLADTLSAVA; this is encoded by the coding sequence ATGCGAGCCATGTTGCGCTGGGCGCACTCGGACCTGCGGACCCATCGCGGCGAGGCCCTGTTCCTGGTCCTCGCCACCGTCGGCATCGTCACCTCCCTGTTGCTGGCGGCGGCGCTGTTCGGCTACGCGACGAACCCCTGGCAGCGCGTCTTCACCCAGTCCCGGGGCGCCCATGTGTGGATCCACACCGCCGCCTCCACCGACGCCTCGGACCTCACCGCACTGCACGACCTGGACGGGGTCGAGGCGGTGGCGGGCCCCTACCCCACCACCGCCACCACGGTCGCCTCCCGCGGCACCCGCGCCCCGGTCGAGCTGCGCGGTACCGGCGAGCGGCCCGTCACCGGCCGCCCGCTGCTCACCTCCGGCCGTTGGCTGGACCCCGACAGGCCCGACGGGGTGGTGCTGGAGAGCCGCCTCGCCCAGGCGCTGCTGGCCGGGCCCGGGGACGTCCTCACCCTGCCGGGCGACGCCGGGCCCCTGACCGTCCTCGGCGTCGCCGACAGCGCCGAACCCGGCTACCGCAAGGGCGAGCGGCCCGGGCTGGTCTGGGTGGCGTCGGCGGCCCTGCCCCCCACCGGCGCCGTCGGCGGCCAGGTGATCGGGCTGCGGCTGACCGACCCCGACGCCACCGACTACGCCGTCCAGCGTGCCGTCACCCTGCTCGGTGCCGGCGCCGTCAGCGAGGTCTCCTCCTGGCAGCAGGCGCGGGCGGAGGCCCAGGGCGACGACCGGCTGCTCGGCCAGGTGCTGGGACTCTTCGGACTGGGCGCGCTGGTCGCGGCGGGACTCGCCGTGCACGGGGCGATCGGCACCCGGGTCCGAGGGCATCTGCGGGACATCTCGATCCTGAAGGCGATCGGTTTCACCCCGGGCCAACTGGTGCGCGTCTTCCTGCTCCAGCACCTCACCTACGCCCTGCTGGGGGCCCTGGCCGCGGCAGCGCTCACCGAGACGCTGGGTCCCCGGCTGCCGGGCCGGCTCGGGGACGCGGTCGGTGTGTGGCAGGGGCTGCCCGGACACACGGCCGCCCTCGTCGCGGTGCCCGTGGCGGTGGTGCTGTTCATCGGCGCGACCACCGGCCTCGCGGCCTGGCGGGCGGGGCGGGTGCCCCCGGTGCCGGTGCCCCGGGCCGCCGTACCGACCGGCGGACGCCTGTCCGCAGTGGCACGCCGGGCGCTGGCCCTGAGGCTGCCGCCCGCGCTGGTCCTCGGCTGGCACAAGGCGTTCATCCGCCGACCGCGCACCCCGGCCACCATCGCCCGGCTCGCGCTGCCGTTGACGCTGATCGTGGTGGCGATGAGCGCGTGGACGACCATCGACCGCTTCCACGGCCAACCGGAGCGGATGGGTCTGCCGGCCGCGCTGACCGTGCACGTCGACGACGGCGCGCACGCGCCGGCGACACGGGCCCTCCTGGCCCGTCATCCCGAGGTGACCGCCGCCCATCCCGGTGTCGAGGTGGCCGCGCTGGTGCCGGGTCAGACGGCCACGATCGCGCTGCGCGGCCTCGGCACGAACGAGGACCCCTACCCCTTCGCGCTCGCCGAGGGCCGTACCGCCCAGGGCCCCGACGAGGCGGTGGCCGGGCAGGGGCTGCTGGATCTGCTGGACGTGCGCGTCGGTGACTGGGTGCGCATGACGGTGGGCGGCCGTCCGCAGATCCTGCACATCGTGGGCCGCAGCATCGAACCGGACAACGCCGGCCGCGTCGTCTCCACCTCCCTCGACACCCTCCGGGAGAACGACCCGGAACTGCGCCCCACGCTCTACCAGCTGCGCCTGCGTCCCGACGCCGATCCGCACGCGGTCGCCGCCGACCTGTCCCGCACGGCAGGCCGGGGACAGCTGGACGTGCACGCCGTGACGAACCCCGCCGACGGCCTCTCGCCGCTGCGGGGTGTCGTCGTCGGACTGCTCGGCGTTCTCGCGCTCATCGGGCTCGTCGAACTGCTGACCGTCATCGGCGGCACCGTGCGCGAGGGCGAACGGGACCTGCTGGCGCTCAAGGCGGCCGGGCTGTCGCCGCGGCAGATCACCGGGATCACCGTGACCGCCACGGGCTGCACCGCCCTGGCCGCGATCGCGGTCGCCCTGGCGCTGGGGCTCCCGCTCGCGCGCTGGCTGATCGACGCCCAGGGCCGGTCCAGCGGCATCGGGGCCGGCATCGCGCAGAGCCCCTCCCCCATGGCGCTGTCCGCCTTCGGGGCGGCGGCGCTCCTGGGGGCACTGGCCCTCGCCGTCGTCCCCGCGGCCCGCGCCGCCCGCCGACGCCTCGCGGACACGCTGAGCGCGGTGGCATAG
- a CDS encoding phospholipase D-like domain-containing protein — protein sequence MTSTQEPPELAPRLLEGRGAPSVEHRVLRLRRRLERLIGVAATEGNALTPLRNGDEIFAAMLGAIRRARHTVDMMTFVYWRGDIAREFAQALAERARAGVRVRLLLDGFGSRLIETEQLETMERAGVQVAWFRKPLYLSPLKQNHRCHRKVLVVDEETAFTGGVGIAQEWCGDARDENEWRDTHVQVRGPAVDGMAAAFAQNWAECHDELFDERDRFIDHRPQGEAIVQVVRGSASLGWQDMQTLMRVMLESAEERFRLATAYFSPDAYFVELLCATARRGVEVEILLPGPHTDKRVCRLAGQHYYDDLIACGVKIYQYRPTMMHAKVVTVDRVATLIGSTNFNRRSLDHDEEIMLAVLDGEFTRTLDEHFEADIACSDAIRPGRWKRRSLVQRAREAAVQPIRRFL from the coding sequence ATGACCAGTACACAGGAACCGCCCGAGTTGGCCCCCCGACTCCTCGAAGGCCGCGGCGCGCCGTCCGTGGAGCACCGCGTCCTGCGCCTGCGCCGACGGCTGGAACGGCTGATAGGAGTGGCGGCGACCGAGGGCAACGCGCTCACCCCGCTGCGCAACGGGGACGAGATCTTCGCCGCGATGCTGGGCGCGATCCGTCGTGCCCGGCACACGGTGGACATGATGACGTTCGTGTACTGGAGGGGCGACATCGCCCGCGAGTTCGCCCAGGCGCTCGCGGAGCGGGCCCGCGCCGGGGTGCGGGTACGGCTCCTCCTGGACGGGTTCGGCAGCCGGCTGATCGAGACCGAGCAACTGGAGACGATGGAGCGGGCCGGTGTGCAGGTGGCCTGGTTCCGTAAGCCGCTGTATCTCTCACCGCTCAAACAGAACCACCGCTGCCACCGCAAGGTCCTCGTCGTCGACGAGGAGACGGCGTTCACCGGCGGGGTGGGCATCGCCCAGGAATGGTGCGGTGACGCGCGTGACGAGAACGAGTGGCGCGACACGCACGTCCAGGTCCGTGGGCCCGCGGTCGACGGCATGGCCGCCGCGTTCGCGCAGAACTGGGCCGAGTGCCACGACGAACTCTTCGACGAACGGGACCGGTTCATCGACCACCGCCCGCAGGGCGAGGCGATCGTCCAGGTGGTGCGCGGCTCGGCCAGCCTCGGCTGGCAGGACATGCAGACCCTGATGCGCGTCATGCTGGAATCCGCCGAGGAACGATTCCGCCTGGCCACCGCCTACTTCTCGCCGGACGCGTACTTCGTCGAGCTGCTGTGCGCGACCGCCCGGCGGGGGGTGGAGGTGGAGATCCTCCTGCCGGGCCCGCACACCGACAAACGGGTCTGCCGGTTGGCCGGTCAGCACTACTACGACGATCTGATCGCCTGCGGAGTGAAGATCTACCAGTACCGGCCGACGATGATGCACGCGAAGGTCGTCACCGTCGACCGCGTCGCCACGCTGATCGGTTCGACCAACTTCAACCGCCGGTCCCTCGACCACGACGAGGAGATCATGCTGGCCGTGCTCGACGGGGAGTTCACCCGCACCCTCGACGAACACTTCGAGGCGGACATCGCGTGCAGCGACGCGATCCGTCCCGGGCGTTGGAAGCGGCGCTCCCTCGTACAGAGAGCCCGTGAAGCCGCCGTACAGCCCATCCGCCGCTTCCTCTGA
- a CDS encoding hydrophobic protein, which translates to MVPLLLVLLLAVILFGAGFALDVLWWVALAVLVLWLLGFVMRSTHAGGGRGRWYRW; encoded by the coding sequence ATGGTTCCCCTGCTTCTTGTCCTGCTTCTCGCCGTGATCCTCTTCGGTGCGGGTTTCGCCCTCGACGTTCTGTGGTGGGTGGCTCTCGCCGTCCTGGTGCTGTGGCTGTTGGGCTTCGTGATGCGCTCCACCCACGCCGGTGGTGGCCGCGGCCGCTGGTATCGATGGTGA
- a CDS encoding PP2C family protein-serine/threonine phosphatase → MEGADLELGELLAAAEAAPPSDSVEVVARDLQKRLGAERVSFLFVDLMGQRLVRLPAPAGDLAGQAEPIDLHGSVYDDVLRNQRQHVEPDGQDGQRVITPVTNRGDCIGVLEVTLQHIADAVLRQVRDAAHALAYIIVTDRRFTDLYHLGRRTTRTSLAAEIQHQLLPSSPCCEAAQFTLAAGLVPADDIGGDTYDYTLDRDTLHLSITDAMGHDTQSALLATLLVGALRQARRSGCDALSQAEHAHQALLRHSRGLATGQLLCVDLETGLCELVNAGHPWPLRLRDGTVEEVELAVNLPFGVSTPMPYRVQELRLRPGDRLILLTDGMQDRGAAAADLVSVLRDTHALHPREVVRSLTAAVLDACRGQLKDDATALVLDWHGQPE, encoded by the coding sequence GTGGAAGGTGCAGACCTGGAGCTGGGTGAGTTGTTGGCCGCTGCGGAGGCGGCCCCGCCCAGTGATTCCGTCGAAGTGGTGGCGCGCGATCTGCAGAAGCGGCTGGGTGCGGAGCGTGTGTCCTTTCTGTTCGTCGACCTCATGGGGCAGCGGCTGGTACGGCTCCCCGCGCCCGCCGGTGACCTCGCGGGCCAGGCCGAGCCGATCGATCTGCACGGCAGCGTCTACGACGACGTCCTGCGGAACCAGCGCCAGCACGTGGAGCCGGACGGACAGGACGGACAGCGAGTCATCACGCCGGTCACCAACCGCGGCGACTGCATCGGCGTCCTGGAGGTGACCCTGCAGCACATCGCGGACGCCGTGCTCCGGCAGGTCCGCGACGCGGCACACGCGTTGGCCTACATCATCGTCACGGACCGTCGCTTCACCGATCTGTACCACCTGGGCAGACGGACCACCCGCACCAGTCTGGCCGCCGAGATCCAGCACCAGCTGCTTCCCTCGTCGCCCTGCTGCGAGGCGGCCCAGTTCACCCTCGCGGCCGGGCTCGTCCCGGCCGACGACATCGGGGGTGACACCTACGACTACACACTCGACCGTGACACCCTGCACCTGTCCATCACCGACGCCATGGGCCACGACACCCAATCCGCCCTGCTCGCCACGTTGTTGGTCGGCGCGCTGCGGCAGGCGCGCCGCAGCGGCTGTGACGCCCTCTCCCAGGCAGAGCACGCCCACCAGGCCCTGTTGCGCCACAGCCGGGGCCTGGCCACCGGACAGTTGCTCTGCGTCGATCTCGAAACCGGCCTGTGCGAACTGGTCAACGCCGGGCACCCCTGGCCCCTGCGACTGCGGGACGGCACCGTCGAAGAGGTCGAACTCGCCGTCAACCTGCCCTTCGGGGTGTCGACCCCCATGCCCTACCGCGTACAGGAACTGCGACTGCGTCCCGGCGACCGCCTGATCCTGCTCACCGACGGGATGCAGGACCGTGGCGCCGCTGCCGCCGATCTGGTCTCCGTCCTGCGGGACACTCACGCGCTGCACCCCAGAGAGGTCGTCCGCAGCCTGACCGCCGCGGTGCTCGACGCCTGCCGCGGCCAGCTCAAGGACGACGCCACGGCCTTGGTGCTGGACTGGCACGGCCAGCCCGAATGA
- a CDS encoding ferredoxin reductase family protein: protein METTSTRVRHGTIPPVRAARWALWTFVVVNLTIVEILFFTTGTGKNGVLTVAKFFGLHAAVLMLFQLLLVARLPWLDRRIGMDRLTVWHRWVGFTLLWTLLTHAVLVVLGYARLDDVSMTKTFFALAGVPASLLGMLAAAIVVVVAAVSARKVRRRLRYETWHGLHLLLYLALGLAFVHQLQETTTFNSSAFARTYWWALWLFAFGALVVGRIVMPLWRNAYHRFRVAAVVRESDDVVSVHVTGRRLDRLPARAGQFCIWRFPGHNHWWLANPFSLSAAPDGRTLRLTAKAVGSASAGLRDLPVGSRAFVEGPYGAFTSLHRTRPGALLIAGGVGITPVRSLLEEEPAGDVVVLYRVRSESDAVLVDEVRALVAERGGRLHLLTGRRGEGTPPFEPDSLRALVPDITERDVYVCGPPAMTSAVLGALRDLAVPRGQVHAERFGLA from the coding sequence GTGGAGACGACGAGTACGCGGGTGCGGCACGGCACCATACCTCCTGTCAGGGCGGCGCGTTGGGCCCTGTGGACGTTCGTCGTGGTCAACCTGACCATCGTCGAGATCCTGTTCTTCACCACGGGCACGGGCAAGAACGGGGTGCTCACCGTCGCCAAGTTCTTCGGTCTGCACGCGGCCGTGCTGATGCTGTTCCAACTGCTGCTGGTGGCCCGGCTGCCGTGGCTCGACCGTCGTATCGGCATGGACCGGCTGACGGTGTGGCACCGGTGGGTCGGCTTCACCCTGCTGTGGACGCTCCTCACCCACGCCGTGCTGGTGGTGCTGGGGTACGCGCGGCTCGACGACGTGTCGATGACGAAGACCTTCTTCGCGCTGGCCGGAGTGCCGGCCTCCCTGCTCGGGATGCTGGCCGCGGCGATCGTCGTCGTGGTCGCCGCGGTGTCCGCCCGAAAGGTGCGCCGCCGGCTGCGGTACGAGACGTGGCACGGCCTGCATCTCCTGCTGTACCTGGCGTTGGGGCTGGCGTTCGTCCACCAGTTGCAGGAGACCACGACCTTCAACTCCTCCGCGTTCGCGCGGACCTACTGGTGGGCCCTGTGGCTGTTCGCGTTCGGTGCCCTGGTCGTGGGCCGGATCGTCATGCCCCTGTGGCGCAACGCGTATCACCGGTTCCGGGTCGCCGCGGTCGTGCGGGAGTCGGACGACGTGGTGTCGGTGCACGTCACCGGCCGCCGGCTCGACCGGCTGCCGGCCCGCGCCGGGCAGTTCTGCATCTGGCGGTTCCCCGGGCACAACCACTGGTGGCTCGCCAACCCGTTCTCGCTGTCGGCGGCACCCGACGGCCGGACGCTGCGGCTGACCGCCAAGGCGGTCGGCAGCGCCAGCGCCGGTCTGCGCGACCTCCCCGTCGGGAGCCGCGCGTTCGTCGAGGGGCCGTACGGGGCGTTCACCTCGTTGCATCGGACGCGGCCCGGCGCCCTGCTGATCGCCGGAGGAGTGGGGATCACACCGGTCCGTTCCCTGCTGGAGGAGGAACCGGCGGGCGACGTGGTCGTGCTCTACCGGGTGCGCAGCGAGAGCGATGCCGTGCTGGTGGACGAGGTACGGGCTCTGGTCGCGGAGCGTGGCGGGCGCCTGCACCTGCTCACCGGCCGCAGGGGTGAGGGAACACCGCCGTTCGAGCCGGACAGTCTGCGGGCTCTGGTCCCCGACATCACCGAACGCGATGTCTACGTCTGCGGTCCGCCCGCGATGACCTCGGCCGTTCTCGGCGCCCTGCGCGACCTGGCGGTCCCGCGGGGGCAGGTGCACGCGGAGCGGTTCGGTCTGGCCTGA